Part of the Pseudobdellovibrionaceae bacterium genome is shown below.
CTTGCCCCTTCCAACTGCTTAAAAAATCGAATGGAACCGCCTCCATTCTTCCTCTGTTTTGCGTCGACTTTGAGCTTTTCATTTAAATAGCATAGGTTGTAACCTGTGCAGGGTCACCAAAACGGACTCCCCAACAAATTTAGGATGAATACGCCCTCGCGGCCAGAAACACCGCATACAAAGGAATAAATAATTCTGCTCTCGAGCGCTCATACGGCCTGAGTGACAAGCGCACTCCGATCTTAGTTTGCGGTTTTTCCTTCATAAACACTCGCAAACTTTTAGCGCTGCCGCGATGGCCGCTCTTCACTTCGATGGGGATTACGTGGCCGCCTGACCCTTCTATTATATAATCCACCTCGGCCATTGCCCCAGGCTTTTCTCTCATCCAGTAATAGAGTTGTGCTTTTTGTTTTGGGTCGAAATAGGCGATTAACTCTTGGCCAACAAATGCCTCCGTTAGATATCCTAAGTTTGTGTACTGCCCTTCAAAATCCACGATCCATTTTGCATAATCCAAACCATGTAAAGCTTGGGTGAGAGCGATATCTAAGAATATCACTTTAAACTTTTTTGAATTCATCTCAGCCCCCAAGGGGATTCCATTACCCGACGAATGATAAATTCTATGCATAACAGCCGCTTTTGCAAGGAGGTCCAATGCTGGGGATAACTCCCTCGCTTTGTAATGCTCTGATATTTTGGCATAGGTGAACTTTTCGCCAAGAACAGCTGGCAATTTGTCAAATATAAGATCTAAATACTTAACCTGATTTTTCTTGGCATATTTTTCAAAATCATCCTTGTACGACTGAACCAAGTTTTGATGGATGGCCATGCAGGCCTTGATGTCTTGGGTTTCACACCACATTTTCACTGCCTCGGGCATGCCGCCGACCACAAAATAAATCGATAAATGCTCTATTAACTTCTGGTGAACAACACCATTCACTTCTTCTAGCAAATTCTCATGTCCCAAGCTCTCAGTGAGTTTTCGCGTATTGCTTTGTGCCTCTAAAAACTCTAAAAACGACATGGGGTACAGATGCAGATACTCCACGCGGCCCACCGGCACGCCCACCTTTTCAATAGTAAAATCGATCAGTGAACCTGAGGCAATAACATGCAATTCAGGCAACTTTTCATAAAAGTAGCGTAGAGACTTTAGTGCCTCTGGGCATTCGTTGACCTCGTCAAGAAATAACAATGTCTTGCCCGGTACGATTTCAACACCGGTCACAATGGATAGGTCCCGTAGAATTCGGTCCACATCTAGGTTTTTGCTAAACACCGTTTTCAAATCCGGCCGCTCTTCGAAATTTATTTCGCAGTAATGTTCGAAGTTTTTGCCAAACTCACGCACGACGTAGGTCTTACCCACCTGCCGAGCCCCTTTAAGCACCAAGGCCTTGCGGTTGCGGCGATTTTTCCAGTTCTCTAACTGTTGATTTAGGTGTCTTTTCATAAATTCAATTATTCCAGCAGGTTAACAACTTTTTGTATATTTTTAGGGGGTTACAGTCATATATTCGCACATTTTTAGGGGTTAAAAAAGGCCAGAATTGCACAATTTTAGGGGTTAAGATAGAGTTAACCCGTGTTTTGAATATACCACTACAACGCCAATTTACTGGCGACAAAAACTGAATTTTGAGTCTTTACCATGGTAGCGTAGCTGAGTGGACCGTGAAATATGCCAATGTTTGTTCAGACAAAAGAGAGAGGACGGGAGCCGGGGTCAACCTTCGCACGGATGAAGTGGACCGCATGAAAATTGCTACGGCTACTGGAGTTTAAACATGAAGACCAGAAATCTCCAGCCAAACGCCACAAAAGGTGAGGTGAACACACCACCATAGGGTCAGGTGAAAGTTATAGGTCGCTACAAAGGGGCAACACTTGCCCCTTCCAACTGCTTAAAAAATCGAGTTGTTACGGCGGATCTTTGCCTGTTCTTTGAGGCCCTCTTGCCAGTCTTCCAGGGCCTCGTTGGCCCGAGGTGAGCCAAAAAAGCTCACCTTTGATTTGTCATCCGTGGGTTTTACCTCGGGCATAACCACAGACTTGATTTTGACCACGTGATATCGTCCGTCGATGTTAGCGAGTTCGGGTAAGTGTTTGCCCACTTCAGGTGTTGTCATGAGAGGCTCTAGCGATTTCCATTGTCGCAACTTAGGAATGGAATCACGATCGAGTGCAAACTCACCGGTTTCTTCCCATTTAAAATTGTGACCCGAAGCCCAGGCGCTTATTTTTGCCATATCTCCATTTTTCAACCACTCTTCCACTTGACTCACTTCAGAATCCACCCGGCCCGAAGCCATTTCTTTTCTTGCTATTTCCTGTTTTACGTCATCAAAGCTTTTATAGTCCCCGCCTTTACGCTCTTCAATTTTAATAAGGTGAAAGCCAAACTGGGTCTGTACCGGGCCACTGGTTTGCCCCACCGGTAAATTAAATGCCACCTCATCAAACTCCGGCACCATCCGACCTCGGTTGAAAAAGCCCAGGTCGCCTTGCTTAGTTTTTGTTGCCATATCTTCGCTGAACTCTTCAGCCAATTTCGCAAAATTCTCAGGATTTTGCTTTAGCTTTTCTTCGATCTTCTGAATCTGCGCCAGAGCCTTGTCTTCTTCGTCTTTGTTGCCCTGCTTGGCTTTTATCAAAATATGCCGAGCCCGGGTTTGCTCTGGATTTTTATATTGCTCTTTGTCTTTATCGTATTTTGCCTGCAACGCTTCTAGATTTTTTGAATCTTGAATGTAGGCACCCACTTCTTCACTTGAAATCGCTTTTTCCACGGCTTTTTCAAGCTGGGCCCGGTCAAAGCGCAAGTACTCAAGGTTAAACTTTGTGTCTCTGGCTTGTTGTTCCAACTGGTCCTCGGCTTGACTGGTGGCCACTCCCTGCACAAACAGCTTGGCCACAGTTTGTGCGGCCATGTCTTTTCGTAAGCGTTTTTCAAACATACCCGGGGTTTGCCGCGTGTAAGTGATGTAACGATCATAAAGCTCCCGCTGGAATCGACCGTCTTCTTGAAAGGCCGCGATGTTGACGATGGTCTCACGCAGCTCATCATCCACGACCACAAAACCTTGGCTTTTAGCCGCCTGCGACAATAACTCTCGATTGATCAACTCACCGATAGCCCTTTCAGCCAACTGACCGTAGTACTTTTTTCTTTCTGAGGCCGGCAATCCTGCAAGTTGCTTTTCATATTGCTCTCGCAACCGGTCGTAGTGGCTCTGAAAGTCGGCCACAGAAATCACCTGGCTGTTGACTACTGCGGCACCAGTGCCGCCGCTCACTCCACCAATATCCATTGGAAAAAAACCAAAAAATACAAAAACTAAACAGATCGTGCCAAAGACAACGTAGGCGACGACGCCCTTTGCCGTCTTCCCGCGAGTGGGTTTTCGAACCTTTTCCAACATGTATGGCCTCCCCAAACAAAGAAAAATAAGAGCGACCAGCTTCACCATTTTTATTAACTTTTTCAAGGAGATTTGTTGGAATCAACCGCGCCATTTGCTACTTTTATGCTTTGGAGGGGAATTGCTATGGGCTTTTTCACAACGGAAATTAAAAAATTTGTTTTGACCGCCCTTGTCGTCTCCATGTCGCTCATCGCGGTAAACATGCAGCAGAGTGTCGAGGATTCCCCGTGGTATTTGCGCCCCTTTTCTGTGGCCGCTGGATTAGTTCAAAATGCCTATTCTGGGTTCAGTTCAGGAGTGCGTGGCACCGCCGCCTTATATTTAAACCTTGTCGATATTAAAAAACAAAATCGAGAACTTTTGAAAACCAACGCCAAGCTCACAACCGAGTTAGGCGACATGACGGAGCTGCGTCTTGAAAATGAAAGACTCAACGATTTGCTCGCCTTCAAAAAGAAAACGACCATGGATTTACTGGCCGCCAAGGTGATTGGTCGGGATCTTATGCCCGATCACTATAGTGTCACCATCAACCGCGGCACCCAACATGGAGTGAAAAAGGGCATGGCCGCTATTACCGTTGGAGGCATTGTTGGGTATGTGATTCAGCCCGAATTATTAACAGCACAAATTCTTTTGCTTCCGGATCGCTATGCTTCTGTGGATGCCATCGTTCAACGGTCGCGAGCCCGTGGAATCGTGCAGGGCCTGAGTAAGGACACCTGCCGCATGGAGTATTTGCAACGCGGTGACGATGTAGTTGTGGGAGACTTAGTCGTCACAAGCGGCCTACAAAATATATTCCCGAAAGGATACCCCGTGGGAACAGTGACCCAGGTGAGGAAGAATCGCTACGGAATCAGCCAAGATGTGGAGCTACAACCGGCGGTGAACCCCTTTACCATTGAAGAGTTGTTTATTGTTTTAAATACCAATAACGAAGATTTCACTCCGCCTCCGCCTAAGCAAAGCCTCGTCCCTGGCAGAGCTCTTCCCTCTGGTCGCCGGCCGGCGGAGGGCACATGAACCTTCGGACGCTGACTCTGCGTTTAGGCAACTATGGTTTTTTTTGGATTTGCGCCATCGCATTGACGGCTTTTCAGTCCGCTCTTTGGTTACAGCTGTTCGGTTACACCTCAAGCCCTTATGCGTGGATAACTGTACTGGCTTTTTGGTCCATCTACCGCTCAGCTGTTGAAGGTCTGGCAATGGCCTACCTCCTCACTCTCACTGTGGCCCCCTTTACGGCCATGTCCCTGGACCTGATTTTGTTTAGCCATGTGTTTTTGTTTTTTTGCAGTTATATGCTGAGACAGAGAATTTACTGGCCAGGTGCCACTTACTTTATGTTGGTGTGTGGCTTTATGGCCATGCTGTTGCCTTTTGCTCACCTTGTGGGTTCTTGGGTGCTCGACGATGCTGAGAGTGCCAATTTTTTGTTTTTTGAATGGATTATGAGAACGCTCTTAACGACTCTAATGGGACTTCCTGTTTATTCGCTTTTTGTTTGGTTGGATCGGTTCACTAAAAAACCTCTTCCCCAAGAAGCTCGAGGAGACTTGCTGTGAGTCCCAATCTTCGAAACTCGGAAGACGAAGCTCGAGAGCTTGCCCCTCGCTTGCGAATACTTTATGTCGTTTTGATGATATCTACCGCGGTAATTTTTTCGCGGCTCTGGTACTTACAAATTATAAAAGGCCACGAGCTCAGTTCGTTTTCGGAGAAAAACTTAATCAAAGCTATTAAGCGTCCTGCCGAACGAGGGCTGTTCCTAGATCGCGACGGTCAAATACTGGTTGAGAATTTACCAGGCTACAACGCTGTGATCTCTCCTCAATATGCTAAAGATTTACCGGAGTTGGCAAAAGCCATGCAGCCGGTTTTGAAAATACCTGCAGATACCATAGTTGAACTGGTCAAAAAGAGTCGCCGCCAGAATGGGCCTTTCCGCAATGTGGTGATCAAAGAAAATCTAACTCTCGATGAGGTTATAAAACTAAACCATATTCGGTTTGAACAATCTGGCTTAGATATAGAAGAGGTGATTTTGCGTCATTACCCCCTCAAAGAAAACGGCGCTCAGTTATTAGGATATGTGGGTGAGATTTCGAAAAGTAAAATTCAAACTCTTAACAAAAAATATGCCGATGAAATCAAAAATGGAAATCACCTTGATGCTTTTGAACAAGGAGACATCGTTGGCAAAAATGGGTTGGAACGAGTCTGGGAAGCCGAGGTGCGTGGACGCCGCGGGCTTAATTTTGTAGAAGTGGATGCCCGAGGCCGAGAGCTGAATCGTTCTGACTCAAAGTTTTTAGGCTTAAAAGATAAACCCGAAAGCCATGGTCACAACTTGGTTCTCACTCTTGATCGCGACCTGCAAGAGGCGGCCTACCTTGCAATGCAACGCCAAGATCACATTGGCCCTCGAATTGGGGCCTTGGTGGCAATGAAATCGAACGGTGAAATCTTGGCCTGGGTGAACACGCCCTCCTTTGACCCCAATGAATTTTCACTGGGAATCTCTCAAGAAACCTGGTCAAAGCTTGTGAATGACCCCAATAAACCTCTGCGCAATAAAGTGATCCAAGATCATTATGCGCCTGGCTCCACAATCAAGCCAATAATTGCATCAGCAGCATTGCAAGAAAAAGTTATCGAGAAAAACACCGTGGTGTTTGCGCCCGGATCCATGCGATACGGGCGCAGAACCTACCATGATTCTTTAAAAGGTGGCCACGGAAACATCACCGTGAGAGAGGCCATTGAGCGATCCAGCAATATCTTTTTTTATAAAATGGGTATTGAGCTTGGGATCGATAACATGGCCAAGTACGCAAGCCTTTTGGGCCTTGGACAGAAAACAGATTTACAAGTGCCCAACGAAGTTTCGGGATTGTTTCCCACGTCTAAGTGGAAGCTTGATGTAAAAGGAGAACCGTGGCAACCCGGAGAAAACTTAAGTAACGCCATTGGGCAAGGGTTTGTGCTTACAACGTTGTTACAAATGGCCGTAGCCTACAATGCCATTGGGCTTGAAGGAAAAGTCTATAAACCCTATTTAGTTAAAAAGATCATCAGCCGAGACAATAAGCTTTTAGCTGAGTTTCAACCTGAGATGATTAGAGATGTTTCAAAGCCCAACGCCGAAGGGGTTTACGTCTCGCCTGCGCACCTGAAAACCGTGAAAGAAGGCATGTGGGCTGTGGCAAATGGCGCTCGAGGCACCGCGCGCTACTGGAAAATCCCTGGCGTTGAAATGGCCGGCAAAACGGGAACAAGCCAAGTCATGTCATTTTCTGCAGACCAAATTTACAACAAATGTGAAAAGCGGCCTTTTTTTGAAAGGCACCACGGATCCTATGTCGGCTTTGCTCCGGCGGATAAGCCAGAAATCACAGTGGCGGTATTGGCTGAACATTCCTGCCACGGCTCTACAGGAGCAGCTCCCATTGTTCGTGATGTCATCCAAGCCTACATGGAAAAATACCATCCAGAGCGTACAAAATCGAAATCATCTACCACTGCAGACAAACCTCTCGTCCGCCATGATGAAGTGCCCGACGAAGATCAGCTCGACGAGGAGACCATCACACAATGAGAACGGGCCTACAGGTTCAAGAACGCACTTTTTTTCGCCGAATGGATATCAACTTCGCCTTGGTGATTTTGGTTTTAAATATAATTGGGCTAATCAATCTCTACAGCGCCACACATGGCGTTTACATCACGTCTTCATCGAAGCTTTTTTGGCAGCAGCTATTTTGGTTGGGTGCTGGATGGTCCCTGTTTTTTGTTGTCACTGTTATCGACTATAAGTTTTTTAGTCGAGCCGCCTACATTTTGTACGGACTCAATCTTTTGGCTTTGGTCGCGGTGATGGCCTTCGGTAAGACTTTTTATGGAGCCCAACGCTGGCTTGACCTAGGTTTTTTTCGTTACCAGCCCTCAGAAACTATGAAGCTCACGGTGGTGCTAGTGCTGGCGAAAGTACTTTCGCAACCGCAGCCGCATCAGGGCCTTGGGTTTAGAGGTTTGGCTTGGCCACTGGTCATCACACTTTTGCCCTTTGTCTTAACGGTACGACAACCCGACCTGGGCACGGCTTTATTGATTGCTGCCATATCGGGATCGATGATTTTATTTGTTGGAGTGAGAAAGTCTATTTTAGTTCTGGCCACGGTCAGCTGTGTAGTAGCAGCCCCTCTGGTGTGGAGTTTTGGTTTAAAGCCTTATCAAAAAAGTCGCATTCTCACTTTCTTAACACCAGGTAAAGATCCCCGCGGGGCCGGATACAACAGTATTCAATCTAAAATTGCCGTGGGTAGTGGTAAGGTTTTTGGAAAAGGTTTTCGAAAAGGCACCCAGTCGCAGCTTGAGTTTTTACCAGAACGACATACAGATTTTATTTTTAGTGTTTTGAGTGAAGAACATGGGTTTGTTGGCAGCGTCTCCACCTTGGGTTGTTTTTTAGTGTTATTTCTAATGGCTCTTCGCATAGCGGCCCAAGCTCGGGACCGGTACGGCATGCTTATTGTGGTCGGCGTTGTGGCCCTTATTTTTTGGCATGTGTTTATTAATCTAGGTATGGTCATTGGCATTTTGCCTATTGTAGGGGTTCCGTTGCCGCTATTGTCCTATGGGGGATCCAGTATGATCACCACCATGGCGGGGTTGGGTATTGTTTCCGCTGTGGCTTACCGGCGGTATTTGTTTTAAGTTTAAGGCAGCTTATAACTCAATCACATGAACAAAAAGGTCTTTCACTCCGTCGTTATCGTCGTCCAAAGTGTATTGGGTGGCAAGTTTGCCGCGACCTTAAATCTGTAAGTTTTGACTAGTTGAAATGAGTCATCATGGACTTTGGAGTGTCTTGGCCGACCAAAGACATTTTGACCAATCTCAGAAATAATTGCTCCACCTTGCAAACGTCTGTAGCTTTCTTTCGACACTGTCCGAGTTCGTTGTTGCCATTCAAAATGATTGTATACTTTCGTCGATTCCTCTTAGATATCTGTATTTGGCCTTTTCATGACTTGGATAGCCCTTTGCTTGTAAACTCAATGCGGTGAATCCAACAATGGCTGCTGTGGCTAGTTGTAATTTCATTCTGCCCCCCCTGTGGGTTGTTTTGTCCGTTTGATTGGATTTCGCAACCGGACGGGGATTTGTGACAGAATATTTTGGTTTTAAATTAAATTACTGGCAAGAAATCACGGCCGTGGCTTTTGCTGTAAACCGACTGCTTGAATATTTTCTGGTAGACGACCATTTCATGCCCACTACAAATTCGCCGCCCAACTCATGGCAATCGGCCTCGGCTTGCTCCACAAGTTCATCACGCATTTCTTGAGCCAGCTTTCGAGCTTTAGCCGCCTTTATTGACTTGGCCTCAGTCCGAACCGTTCTTTCTTGATAGAATCCCTCTGGAATTTCTGCAAACGCTGAAGTCACAGATACACTCAATAATGCCAATACCATCCATTTTGTCATTGAATCCCCCTTATGTTTTTAAATATGGTTACTTTATAAACTTAAGAAAAGATCCAAGCAAAAAAAACACCTAGATGTTTATCTACTGAAACGCAGTTGAAAGCTGATTGATTTCTCAGGCCCCCAGTTTAACTTTGATTGACTTGGCGTTGAGTACAGTTGAGCGCTCTTCCAGAAAAAGTCGGCATCTGCAGCGCCATACAAATCAAAACTAGTCTGGTACTTTTGACTTTTGAATGAGGCGCACACCCATAAAACTTTGGCTGCCTGCAGGTCGCAGGGCCAACTAACGCCATGCAAATCAAAATGGAACCGGGTACCTTAGAGATGTTGGTTGATCATTGCCACAATGTTTTCTTTGGGCTGGTTTCCGACCACTTGGTCAACCACTTCGCCACCTTTAAAAAGAATCATTGTGGGGATACCGCGAATGCCGTAACGGCTTGGGGCACTGGGGTTTTCGTCCACGTTCAGTTTAACCACTTTCATTTTGCCGACCATTTCCCCAGAGATCTCTTCCAACTTAGGACCAAGGGCTCGGCAAGGACCACACCACTCTGCCCAAAAGTCTACGAGTACAGGCTGATCTGAATTAAGAACGGCAGTTTCAAAATTGGCATCGGTTACGGCTTCTGGTTTGCTCATTTTTTCTCCATGGATAATCAACAACAAGGCCCCAAAAATATCAGATCCGCCGGGGGCTGTCGATGGCTTCTCTGCCCTATGCCCACCTTACGCGTCGCACCACCCCGACTCTGGGCCAGGTTTTCTGGCCATCACCTCAGATTTTTTAAGCCTCTACCGATAAAGAATTATGCAGAAAAAAGACATCCAGATCTTAATAGTTGATGATGATGAAACCATGGGCAAGGCCATGAAAGCCGCTTTGGAACGAGAGGGTTATTCGGCCACCATGGTTTCCAGCTCCAATGAAGCCCTGTCGCTTTTTAAAGTGCATGACTATCGTGCGGTGATTTCTGATTGCATGCTTCCCCGCATTGACGGCGTAAAGTTGATGGAACAAATGCGCGCCAGCGCGATGAACGAATTCTACCTGGTTTTAGTCAGCGGTATTTACAAAAATCGCGACTACATTCGAGAAGCCACGGCCCGCACCAACGCTCAGCTTTTTTTAACGAAGCCGTTTGATCTTGAAGAGCTCACTACAAAGATCAACGAACATTTCGCTGGCGAAATTGACACCGAAAGAACTCCCCTGCAGAAACTTCTCACCCTCGCCACCCCTTCCCGAGGCGACAGACAGCGGGCCCTGAGCGAAACAGAAAATATTCACGGATATGAGCTGCCATTTGTGTATTCAAATATCGCACAATCAGACCTTTCCGGCGTTTTGACTCTCTCTGCTGAGGGGCGAGATGATGAAAAAATTTACTTTTCAAAGGGCAAGATTTTTCGAGTTCATATCAATGACAAAGAATCTTATTTTGGAGTTCTCCTTATTGAAAAAGGCTTTACCACTCCTGCCGAAGTGGAAGCGGGACTGGCCTTAAGCGATAGCTCCAAACCCATTGGCAAAAGACTTGTGGATATTAACTCATTAAGCCCTCACGCGATTCAAGTTATTCAAATGGAACAAATGATGATTCGCCTCAGTAAAACAGTGCAAGACACTCACTTGACTATGTCGTTTGAAACTCAACCCGTAACGGTTGAAGAAGCTTACCTTGAGTCCACGCAGGTGTATCCATTGCTCAGCGATTGGGTGGCGTCTAAAATCTCTTTAGATTGGCTGAAATCCACTTACCTGACTTGGCTTGACTTTACTATTGCACCTGGACCGAACTCGGCCTCGATGGCAAGTTTGTCGCAACTTCATGTGGCGCAAAACACTCCCGGCATTGTCGAACAGCTCAAGGGCCAGCCCACAGTGCAAGAACTTTTTGAAAACACCGGTGCCAATGAAGAAGATGTGTATCGAAGCCTACACCTACTTCTCATTTCCGGCGCTATAAGCCTGGGACGAGCTGCGCAGAATCAGTCAGATTTTCAAAGAAGACTGCAACGGGTTCTACGCGTACAAAAAGACATTGAAGGCAAAAACCATTTTGAAGTGCTTGGCCTTAGTCAACAAGCTCGACCGAATGAAATCAACAGGGCCTACCATGACCTTGCAAAGGCGTTACATCCGGATAAGGTACCACTGCATGCGCCTGATGAACTTCGTAAAGTCACCGAGGATGTATTTGCTCGCATTAACAGTGCTTATAATGTGTTAAGCGACCAAAAAGGTCGTTTAAATTATCTAAAAGAGCTTGAGCACGGCAAAGTTGAAGAGGCCCTAGCTGCCGAAGAAAACTTCAATAAAGCCTATCGATCACTTATCTCTGGAAAATATCGCAAAGCCTACGAACGATTTAAGGAAGTGCATGCAATGAAGGGACACCGCGCCGACGTCCCTGCGTTTTTGGTATGGTCTGGAGTCAAAGCCGGAGGCGGACAGAAGAACCCCGTGGCTTGGGAAGAAAAAATGACTAAACTATTAAGCCAAGTGCCCCCAGAAGATCGTCATGCTGTGCCCTACTATATGGCCCGAGGCATGTACCATTCATTTATGGGCAACTTCGATAAAAGCTACAAATACTTTAAAAATGCCCTCGCGCAAGACCCCAACAATATTGCCATTAAGAGAGAACTCGCATCTCTTAAAAGTGCCGCCAGTCAACGCAAACAAAAAGGCGCTCTTTCTGGTGATTTTTCTTCAGTGGTGACAAAGTTTTTTAGAGGCAAAAAATCGAGTTAGTTTTTCTTGAAAAGGGCTTTCACAAAATCCTGTCTGGATTTTTCAAATTCTCCGTTCTTGTCTTCGATTTTTTCAGATCTTATCTTTTTGTTAAAGGCAATAATCGCCTTTCTATCGAAATGCTCTGAACTATCAATGGGAGCTTTATCTTTTAGATACTGAGTGAAGCGCTCTCGCCGTTGTTCACCGGACAAAACTGACACGGGCGCATGGGGTCCATCTCCCTGCCCTGACACCGCCGTTGAGGTTGAATTTTTAGATTCACCCCGAATGTGAATTTTATCAGGACTGTTGCTTTGGCCACCACCCACATAGTCAGAAGACGATTCGCCATCACTAGCAAAAGTGCCCTGCACATAAATTGAGTCATCCTCTTTGCGGGATTCTTTTGCGGAGCCAACGGTGACATTGTCATCTACAATCTCACCGCCCCCACGCACATAAATTCGATCGGAATCACCACGAGATGTTCCTGACCCTTCTGCCCCTGATGCAAGTGGATCGCCTTCCGCATCATCGGCAAACACACTGCCTGAAGCTACGGCGTTTGCCTGCGAGTCGGTTTCAGCTTCCAGGTTTTTTTGATTTTTAAAGCGACTGTATTTTTCAATGAGCGTATCAGGATTTTGTCCGCCGTGAACAGCCAACACGCCAATTAGTTTTTGGGCGCTCACTGGTGAATCCAAAACTTCGTCGATAGATTCTATACCGAACATCTCTTCCGGAATATTGTGTGCCGGTGATCGCAAAAGTATCATTTTCGGTAGGCCATTTCGCTTTTTGATTTTATTGGCTATTTCAAGGCCATTGATTTTTTTGCCCAGGGCACTTGCAATAATCATTTGTGGATTAAATCCTAAACGGACGGCTTCTAGTTTTTTTTGCGATTGCAGCCCCTCCACATCTAAACCCAGGCGCTTCAATAGTGTCTCTAAAAACAAAAGTTCGTTGTAATCGTCAATGGCCAGTAATATTCGATACATACCCCATTATTTGATCACACCGTTAGAGGGTCAAGAGTTGCCAAGACTTCACTTTAAAACTTGTTAAGAGTTAGGCCAACGCCTAGGAGCAAATCACTTGGACTTACTTAGAAAAAAATAATATACCTGAACAACCTAAAGACTAAAGGTGAGAGAATGAATCTTTCGCCCATGGCGCCAGCCAACTAATGACGCCCCGAGATAAGGACAAGACAATATGCAAACGGAACGAATAGAGACCATTGCCCTCCCTGACCGCCAATTCACCGTGGACTCACCACGTGGACCCGTGAAAATGGGATCTGGACATGATTTGGCACTAATTGCTGGACCCTGCGTCATTGATAGCCGTGAGTTGATCATGAAAACGGCAAAGTCGTTGGTGGAAATTGCGGACCGACTGGGTGTGGGACTGATTTTCAAAAGCTCCTATGAAAAAGACAATCGTGGCAGCGAAAAAAACTGGCGAGGCCCTTTGGCAGAAGAAGGATTAAAAATTTTAGCGGAGGTCCGCAAAGAGTATGGCCTTCCTGTTTTGACCGATATTCATCGAGTGGAAGATGTGAATTGGGTGGCCGAGCACGTGGATGTTTTGCAAATTCCAGCCTACATGTGCCAACAAACATCACTGGCCATTGCCTGTGGTGAAACAGGACGGCCTATCAACGTAAAAAAAGGCCAATTTTTAGCACCTGAAAACATGAGTGGTGTCGTGAGTAAGATTCAATCCACCGGAAATAAAAATATTTTGTTAACAGAACGCGGGGCTTGTTTTGGCTACAACAGGCTTGTGGCTGACATGCGCTCCATACCAATTATGCAACAACTCGGGACCCCTGTTTGCTTTGATGCTACCCATGTGATTCGTCTCTACGGAATTTCAAGTGCTGACCCCGCCGGTGGCGAGCCGCGTTTCGTGCCTCACCTTGTCTTGGCGTCCGTGGGCGCAGGCACTGACTCACTATTTATTGAAACTCACCCTGACCCGATGTCGGCAAAATGCGACGCGGCCTCGCAAC
Proteins encoded:
- the rodA gene encoding rod shape-determining protein RodA, whose product is MRTGLQVQERTFFRRMDINFALVILVLNIIGLINLYSATHGVYITSSSKLFWQQLFWLGAGWSLFFVVTVIDYKFFSRAAYILYGLNLLALVAVMAFGKTFYGAQRWLDLGFFRYQPSETMKLTVVLVLAKVLSQPQPHQGLGFRGLAWPLVITLLPFVLTVRQPDLGTALLIAAISGSMILFVGVRKSILVLATVSCVVAAPLVWSFGLKPYQKSRILTFLTPGKDPRGAGYNSIQSKIAVGSGKVFGKGFRKGTQSQLEFLPERHTDFIFSVLSEEHGFVGSVSTLGCFLVLFLMALRIAAQARDRYGMLIVVGVVALIFWHVFINLGMVIGILPIVGVPLPLLSYGGSSMITTMAGLGIVSAVAYRRYLF
- the trxA gene encoding thioredoxin yields the protein MSKPEAVTDANFETAVLNSDQPVLVDFWAEWCGPCRALGPKLEEISGEMVGKMKVVKLNVDENPSAPSRYGIRGIPTMILFKGGEVVDQVVGNQPKENIVAMINQHL
- a CDS encoding response regulator → MQKKDIQILIVDDDETMGKAMKAALEREGYSATMVSSSNEALSLFKVHDYRAVISDCMLPRIDGVKLMEQMRASAMNEFYLVLVSGIYKNRDYIREATARTNAQLFLTKPFDLEELTTKINEHFAGEIDTERTPLQKLLTLATPSRGDRQRALSETENIHGYELPFVYSNIAQSDLSGVLTLSAEGRDDEKIYFSKGKIFRVHINDKESYFGVLLIEKGFTTPAEVEAGLALSDSSKPIGKRLVDINSLSPHAIQVIQMEQMMIRLSKTVQDTHLTMSFETQPVTVEEAYLESTQVYPLLSDWVASKISLDWLKSTYLTWLDFTIAPGPNSASMASLSQLHVAQNTPGIVEQLKGQPTVQELFENTGANEEDVYRSLHLLLISGAISLGRAAQNQSDFQRRLQRVLRVQKDIEGKNHFEVLGLSQQARPNEINRAYHDLAKALHPDKVPLHAPDELRKVTEDVFARINSAYNVLSDQKGRLNYLKELEHGKVEEALAAEENFNKAYRSLISGKYRKAYERFKEVHAMKGHRADVPAFLVWSGVKAGGGQKNPVAWEEKMTKLLSQVPPEDRHAVPYYMARGMYHSFMGNFDKSYKYFKNALAQDPNNIAIKRELASLKSAASQRKQKGALSGDFSSVVTKFFRGKKSS
- the kdsA gene encoding 3-deoxy-8-phosphooctulonate synthase; this translates as MQTERIETIALPDRQFTVDSPRGPVKMGSGHDLALIAGPCVIDSRELIMKTAKSLVEIADRLGVGLIFKSSYEKDNRGSEKNWRGPLAEEGLKILAEVRKEYGLPVLTDIHRVEDVNWVAEHVDVLQIPAYMCQQTSLAIACGETGRPINVKKGQFLAPENMSGVVSKIQSTGNKNILLTERGACFGYNRLVADMRSIPIMQQLGTPVCFDATHVIRLYGISSADPAGGEPRFVPHLVLASVGAGTDSLFIETHPDPMSAKCDAASQLNLQHFENMVKMAQAVRKAIGSPENVGQVHIEG